The genomic interval GTGAGTGTACTCTGATGGTATGTGCCTGCCACACAGAATCTGCTTGGAACGCCTTAGGTTCTCACAGCTGATTCTGACCCGTGCTCTGTGTATCTATGACTGAGCTTGTGTGATCAcaaccatgcatgcatgtgcctggcAAAGATTCTCTCATCAGTGGAAGGAGTCAGATCATGCTGGCTCTAGAGTACACAGGGAAAACTGTCTTTGCTTCTATGCCTGCTAGTAAGCTCAGGCTCAGACAGGGGTTAGGGGTGAGCAGTGGGGCAGCCCAGAAGAGAAGAAAGCCGAGATGCTTACAGGTACCTGGCTGGAGAGAGCGAAGGTGCTGGCTGGGCTCTTCttcttgctgttgctgttgttggtgtTGCCACCCCCCGAACTCATGGTGCTACCCCCTGACATCTTCCTTTTCCTCCGTTTGCTGGGCTGCTGTCGTGCAGGCTCCGctatgccagagagagagagagaagactaaggTGGGAGAGGGCCATGGACCCTTAttctccatccccactcctcaGACGCCTGCCTTCACCCCTTTCTCAGCCTTGTAGTCCCAGGAGAAAGGAGCAGAGGGAATTTCATGTCAAGAAGAGATAAAAGCTACAGCTTCAGGCATCCTGTCAACAGCCTGGTGAGGGCTGGGGCAAGACACTCACCAGGAGGTGCTACCATGCGCTGCCACTTTTGGAAAAGGCAGGTCTTGAGGCAGTCTCGGGGGCTGAGGCTGTAGGTCTTGTGGCGGGACATGAGTTCCTGCATGGGCTCGAGTATCACACAGAGCTGAGGATAGACCAGAAGGAGGATTAGACTGTGACGGGAGAGACCTGGAGCTCAAGTAAGAGAGGCTGGACCACACTGGAGTCATCAGACTTACTCGGAGGTAGTTGAGAGTGGAATTGGACAACCCACACCGGGTGATGTTTTTGGAGAGCTGATCCAGCATTTGGGGGTCCTGGGcctagagaaggagaaagaacactGGCATCTGGTCACCTGAGCATGTGACATAATGAGAGAAAAGGACTAAAATTAAacccatctctcctctctactcTTAAGTTTAGAAAACAGCACAGCCGCTCAGCCCCACTGCTGCTAGCCTCCCCCTTATCTTAGGTCCTGGACACAACTCACGTGCATGGCCAGGATACTCCTGGGGATGAGCTCTCTGTGCTGCCGGATACTGAAGTGCCATGTCTTTATCCGCATCATGTCGTCAAACATGAACTCCAGGTACAACCGGCCTTCCACACACACCTGGGGATAGGTTTGTCACGTCCCTGCTCTCTTTCCCACATCCGCAAGAATGTGCCTGTTACAGCTCTCCCCTTGGCTCACAACTCTCTCCTTGGCTCACAACTCTCCCCCTGCATACACTTCCGCTACCTGTGTATCTGGGTGCGCAACTGTTGCAGCATGCCCCCTCCCCATATACCTGTCATACCTGGCCtttacacactcacatgtacttACACACCACAGTAGGATAGCTTAACAGATCCTCGTCCTGTTCCCAAGTAGCCAGAGAAAACCCCATCTGCTACAAGCTCTATGAAGACAGGCTCTCATTCACCATATACCTCGGAGCCCAGAAAACTGACATGAATAAACCAAACAAATATCTTCTGGCCACTCTGCCTGCCCTCCCTTCTCATCTGGCCGCTTCCCATTATGTTATGCCTCCTCGGGGAAACATGTTGGGAAAGAGGAAATCAAATCCAGGTGCCCTTGGGGTTCCATATCCTGTCGGTTTGCTGACCTGGGTAAACATGGGTTTGCCATGCTGGGTCACCATGCTGCCCTGGTCACAGTCAAGGGAAACAAAGTTGCTGTGGAATGCCTCCTTGGGATGCTTAAGTACGTAATATAGCTCCGTAGCGCCCCCCTCAAAAATGCTTCGGAAGTAGCGTGGTATCAGGGTGCGGCCAATGGCTATAGAGACAGGACAAATTTTTCAGGGCAGAGGTACTTGAAAAAGGACCAAATCAAACTTCTTAACACTTGCAGACTCAAACTGCAGAGAAAGTATAACACTCTCCCCCACAGAGGTCACTCACTGTATCTCTTTGGTCCATCCTCCAGGCAGAAAGTGATGGTCAACATGGCATCATCCTCAAAGAACTCAGTCGTGAAGGCGTCCCACCAGAGATTGTCACACTCCTGAAGAACCCAGATGAGTGTGTGATAAAGCATCCCCTAGGGATGCTCACctggacccccacccccaatttctATTCCCTCTGCCGTACCTCTGTCCAGTTCTGTAGCCGTTTGTTAAGCTCAAATATTCTGTAGTCAGTTTGGTTACCATACGGTGTGTGCCTCCTGGGGAGGGAAGGGTCAGAGGTCAGTGGCACAGCCATCCTATTGGCCCCCTTCTGCTTAGATTCATGTAAAGGAAAAGCTTCCTCACTGGCTGCACTCCACTTACCCTATCCCAGGCTCCAGGTATGTAGGTGGGTACATGGGAGTTGGGCTGTGTAAGGGAAGAGATTATGAGAGTCACAGTGGAAGAGAAATTACTGGAGAAGGGGAGGCCACTTCTGTCCCTTTCCAGGTGGTTTACCATCTAAGGAGGattaggaggaaggaaagaactcaCCCCACATCCCGATCCAGCATGGTGCCGggatggaagggagggaaggcGTTGCCGTTCGGGGGCTCCTTCGGCGAGTACAGCTTGAATGACTTTGAGGAACAACCTAGTAGAGAGAATCCCACAGTTCCCTGAGCTTCTTGGGAGCTTCCCTAGACCATATAGAAAAGGGCTGGTCTGCTGGAGTCTCTGTCCTGGTTACCAGACAGTGGTAAACCAGAAGAGGGGGCTACTCCAAGGATCACCTCTCACCCCTTTCAAAATCTTATTAATTAAGCTCCCATCTTATTAATTAAGAAACTGcgagtggggctggagagctggcccaggaGTAAGGTGTGAACCGGTCACTCTATCTGAGGACCTCAGTTTGGTCCCCAGCCTACCAGGTTACTCACAACCTCCTGTCACCCCAGCTCCCAGGGACATGacagcttcttctggcctctgcgggcACTTGCACTTGTTTTCACTTACTCCAATACCCCTCTCCCCCATAAtcgaaaataaagcaaaactttaaagaaaggaaggaaggagggaacgAGCCAGCTGGGAGTATTCAGCCCTCCTTCCAGTTCACACTCGAGAGCCTGAACCATACGTAGCAAGGATGAACGGAAGCAAGGAAGAAGAAATACCACCACACAGAAAAAAGATCGACGGAACATTACAATCCTGACGAACCTCCTTTTCATCTGCAGAGCTTTATCCAATCCTCATAATTTGATGAGGCAGCAGGGACTGACAATAATATTCCCGTTTTTTAAGATACGGCAACTGAGGGTTCCAAAGGGACTTGCCAAAGACATACCATTAGTAACCAGCCAAGCTAGGACCTAAGCCTAGATATTCTAGTTCCCATTTCCTAACCTCTGATCCCCTTTTGTTGTGTGTTCTAGTGACTAAGGTGGGGGCAGAGGGATTTAGggaattctctgttcttcctctacCCTGCAGGGTCTTGGGAGGGCAAGGGATAGAAAGATAAGGGGGGCTGCTGTGCCTGTTGGGTGCGGCCCACCAGATAAACAGTTGGGCTTTTGGCCTCCCCACCAACAGCCACTCCCTTATCAGCCCAGCCCCCATACCCACACCTATAATGGGTAGAGTATTGTTTCCAGGCCAGAAACTCAAAGTCTAACgctttttcttttgagacctgAGGTGGGAAGGAAGTAGCTGGGCCTCTACTTAGATAGCATTCTACTTACAAAGGGAACACAGAAAGAAACCTGGGAAAGAACCTATATTCCAGGAGCTCAGTCTAGGAAGCAAACACTAACTAGAAAGAGGTCTCTCTGATATACAGGGGTATGTGCAAGGGTGCCCCTCCTCCACTCTGTGAAGCAGCATATATACTTCCTGGCATACTAGTTTCTGACTGCCACAGTTAAATTCATACTTGGATAGGAGCCAGTTACCCAGGCAACCTtattcttcccctccccaccagaaaagaggggaaactgaggcatggccTCGAAGGTTCTGGCCCTTTTCACTTCTGCAGTCCCTAAAACTTGACAGTACTTTGAGGGCTACCTGTACTGGCCGCATCTGAGCCCTGCCCCAATTTAAACAGAAGATCTATTTTcctcctggggggtgggggggagagacaAAGGAAGACCCTGTGCCAACATGTGCCATTTAATTTTCTCTCCAGGGGCCCCATATTacaatgtggggggggggggtcgtcCCAGAGGGGCCCAGACTATAGAGACAGACTACAGAGACAGAgcttgtgtgtgcctgcacacgtGTGTGCCTCATCCTGCCTAGCAGGCTTCCACCTTCGGCTCGCCCCAACACGCCTACCCAGGGCTGGAACCCAGCAGCCCCGGGCAGTAGCAGGGTGTCCACAAAAAGCCCTCCTCTTATGCTGGAGCTCTCCCAGGGCCAGGTCCCCACACTCTTAAGCACTTCCCATACTGTTCTCACAGGATGGTCCTGGACTGGACCCCTGTTTCAGGAAAATCACAGTCTCTACTCAGTACCCGAGACTCTTCACTCAACCGAAGTTGGAACTTCCGTAAACCACGGAGAGCCAAGCCTAGGTAATGAACCCAAGAGTCTGCTTCCTCGGTCTGCCCTCATCTCTTCTTGTCCTAACATCCTCTGCCCTGAATCTGGACCTCCTGAAGAAATGTATTGGCTCAAGAACttgaagagacagaaaacaagacaGCAGAATTCCTCGTGGGCATTGTCGGGGGCTATAGGTTAAAAGTTCTGGGGAGCTAGAACCCAAACTCTGGACCCTCTATTTACTCCTAAACTAAATGGACACAAACTCAGCATCTCTCCGAAAGCCATAGTAACTCTCAGTAGCTCCAGCCCAAGGGGGCTGGGagtgagaaagggggagggacaTCACCCTGACCATCTGTCCCTGTTGCTGCCTGTCCACAGTAGGAGGAATACAGGGACCAAAGTGGGGGTAGGAGTGCCCTAGGGTCGACACCTGCCCCTCAACAATCTGGAAGCCTTTAGGAAGGGGTTGAAAAGTTTGCTCAGGTTGGAAGCAGCATCCCGGGGCTCAGAAGGTACCTCCAGTTGGGCATTTCCATGGTAACCAGACTGACCTGAAGGCAGGTCCCCTCCCTTTGGGGACTGACCATAGATAGGTCAGCATGTTTGTAGCCCACACGCTAAAAGCTGAGGCACTTCTCCCCCTGCCAACATAGCAGGCCTGGGCTAGACAGAGGGCCTTTTGCCCACCCCAACAAGCTTTTAAGGTGTCCAGACTTACCTGGGAGAACTGAGGGGGTCAAGGGAGGTGCGGGGAGCGCCTGTAAGTCCTCAGGGACCCCGGCGAGGGTGAGGACTAAGGTGGAGCCAACTTCAGCAGCTCATGTCCCGAGTGGGACAGGCCGGTCTGGCTGGGAGCTCCACTCCGCAGGCCGCACAAAGACTCGCATGCACAGCCTCCGCCCGCCCCGCGGGGTCCACAGCCCGGGGGGAAAGTTACAATGACCACTAGGCCGGGGGCTGGGGGCCAGGGGGCCGGCCTGGGGGGCGAGGGGCCGCGGGGAGTCCGGAGCCTTCTTTGTTTGCAAGGTTTCCCTCAACAATGGCTGCTcggctctttcctctctcctcctcctcctcggctCTGCCCGCCGCCGCCTCTCGCTGCCTCTACCTCCGAGCAGCCCGCCCGCCCTCCCTAGGCCACCGGGCCCCTCTGCAGGGGAGGCGGGAGAGGCAGGGCCCggcactcacactcactcacactggcACACTCAGACACACGCAGCGCCCGCctgctccttcctttctccctttctctccctccctccctccccgctcGCTCTCCGAGCCTCTCTCCGAAGGAGGCCCCAGGGCGGGAGGAGGGTGGAGCTGCCCCGccggccccgccccctccccgcgAGCGAGGAGGAAGagcggagggagggagggagggagggagcgaggagGGACtgctgagaaaaacaaaagagattgAGACCGGGGGACTGGGGACTGAAGGTCTCAGGCTGGGGAGACCTGGACCAAGAGGAGGCCGGGGGAGACCAGCAGCGAAACGTACCCTCCAGAGCCACATGCAGGGGTGAAGGGAGGTGCTGGCCTTTGCAGACTCCTAATATCTTAACCCAGTCAGCCAAACCTCCCACAGATCTATCTCTCAGGTTAAAGGCCGGCCCGAGCTGCCACTCTGGGGTCCTCTGGAGAAATCCAAGAGTAGCTAGGTGGCAAGCTTGGAGGTTTACTTTTGACCACATTTTGAGTTCAGCTTGTAAATACTAAGAAAAAGGCCTGGACACTCACTCCAGGCCTCCCTGACCCAAACCCAACC from Arvicanthis niloticus isolate mArvNil1 chromosome 1, mArvNil1.pat.X, whole genome shotgun sequence carries:
- the Ldb1 gene encoding LIM domain-binding protein 1 isoform X5 gives rise to the protein MSVGCACPGCSSKSFKLYSPKEPPNGNAFPPFHPGTMLDRDVGPTPMYPPTYLEPGIGRHTPYGNQTDYRIFELNKRLQNWTEECDNLWWDAFTTEFFEDDAMLTITFCLEDGPKRYTIGRTLIPRYFRSIFEGGATELYYVLKHPKEAFHSNFVSLDCDQGSMVTQHGKPMFTQVCVEGRLYLEFMFDDMMRIKTWHFSIRQHRELIPRSILAMHAQDPQMLDQLSKNITRCGLSNSTLNYLRLCVILEPMQELMSRHKTYSLSPRDCLKTCLFQKWQRMVAPPAEPARQQPSKRRKRKMSGGSTMSSGGGNTNNSNSKKKSPASTFALSSQEAQLVNI
- the Ldb1 gene encoding LIM domain-binding protein 1 isoform X4, which encodes MSVGCACPGCSSKSFKLYSPKEPPNGNAFPPFHPGTMLDRDVGPTPMYPPTYLEPGIGRHTPYGNQTDYRIFELNKRLQNWTEECDNLWWDAFTTEFFEDDAMLTITFCLEDGPKRYTIGRTLIPRYFRSIFEGGATELYYVLKHPKEAFHSNFVSLDCDQGSMVTQHGKPMFTQVCVEGRLYLEFMFDDMMRIKTWHFSIRQHRELIPRSILAMHAQDPQMLDQLSKNITRCGLSNSTLNYLRLCVILEPMQELMSRHKTYSLSPRDCLKTCLFQKWQRMVAPPAEPARQQPSKRRKRKMSGGSTMSSGGGNTNNSNSKKKSPASTFALSSQVPEAQLVNI
- the Ldb1 gene encoding LIM domain-binding protein 1 isoform X2, with translation MSVGCACPGCSSKSFKLYSPKEPPNGNAFPPFHPGTMLDRDVGPTPMYPPTYLEPGIGRHTPYGNQTDYRIFELNKRLQNWTEECDNLWWDAFTTEFFEDDAMLTITFCLEDGPKRYTIGRTLIPRYFRSIFEGGATELYYVLKHPKEAFHSNFVSLDCDQGSMVTQHGKPMFTQVCVEGRLYLEFMFDDMMRIKTWHFSIRQHRELIPRSILAMHAQDPQMLDQLSKNITRCGLSNSTLNYLRLCVILEPMQELMSRHKTYSLSPRDCLKTCLFQKWQRMVAPPAEPARQQPSKRRKRKMSGGSTMSSGGGNTNNSNSKKKSPASTFALSSQVPDVMVVGEPTLMGGEFGDEDERLITRLENTQFDAANGIDDEDSFNNSPALGANSPWNSKPPSSQESKSENPTSQASQ
- the Ldb1 gene encoding LIM domain-binding protein 1 isoform X3, coding for MSVGCACPGCSSKSFKLYSPKEPPNGNAFPPFHPGTMLDRDVGPTPMYPPTYLEPGIGRHTPYGNQTDYRIFELNKRLQNWTEECDNLWWDAFTTEFFEDDAMLTITFCLEDGPKRYTIGRTLIPRYFRSIFEGGATELYYVLKHPKEAFHSNFVSLDCDQGSMVTQHGKPMFTQVCVEGRLYLEFMFDDMMRIKTWHFSIRQHRELIPRSILAMHAQDPQMLDQLSKNITRCGLSNSTLNYLRLCVILEPMQELMSRHKTYSLSPRDCLKTCLFQKWQRMVAPPAEPARQQPSKRRKRKMSGGSTMSSGGGNTNNSNSKKKSPASTFALSSQDVMVVGEPTLMGGEFGDEDERLITRLENTQFDAANGIDDEDSFNNSPALGANSPWNSKPPSSQESKSENPTSQASQ
- the Ldb1 gene encoding LIM domain-binding protein 1 isoform X1, which gives rise to MLDRDVGPTPMYPPTYLEPGIGRHTPYGNQTDYRIFELNKRLQNWTEECDNLWWDAFTTEFFEDDAMLTITFCLEDGPKRYTIGRTLIPRYFRSIFEGGATELYYVLKHPKEAFHSNFVSLDCDQGSMVTQHGKPMFTQVCVEGRLYLEFMFDDMMRIKTWHFSIRQHRELIPRSILAMHAQDPQMLDQLSKNITRCGLSNSTLNYLRLCVILEPMQELMSRHKTYSLSPRDCLKTCLFQKWQRMVAPPAEPARQQPSKRRKRKMSGGSTMSSGGGNTNNSNSKKKSPASTFALSSQVPDVMVVGEPTLMGGEFGDEDERLITRLENTQFDAANGIDDEDSFNNSPALGANSPWNSKPPSSQESKSENPTSQASQ